A single genomic interval of Terriglobus albidus harbors:
- the kdsA gene encoding 3-deoxy-8-phosphooctulonate synthase has product MSSFDLSGVRVGGGKLFLIAGPCVIESEAHVRKMADAIQRITSDLGVPYIFKASYDKANRTSIKSFRGPGLTEGCRILKAVREAHGLPVLTDVHTPQDCAAVGEAVDVLQIPAFLCRQTDLLIAAAETGRAINVKKGQFVAPQDMRHAAEKIRESGNERVFLTERGASFGYNNLVVDMRSLPIMRGFAPVVFDGTHSVQTPSAANGVSGGQPEFIPVLARAAVAAGVDGVFLEVHDDPPNAKSDGANALHLNHLKRMLEQLLAVHQAVQM; this is encoded by the coding sequence ATGAGTTCCTTTGATCTCTCCGGAGTTCGAGTCGGCGGCGGCAAGCTCTTTCTGATCGCAGGCCCATGTGTGATCGAGAGCGAGGCCCACGTCCGCAAGATGGCGGATGCGATTCAGCGCATTACCTCCGACCTCGGCGTTCCCTATATCTTCAAGGCCAGCTACGACAAGGCCAACCGCACCTCCATCAAGAGCTTTCGCGGCCCCGGCCTGACGGAAGGCTGCCGCATCCTGAAAGCTGTACGCGAAGCCCATGGTCTGCCAGTACTGACGGACGTGCATACACCGCAGGACTGTGCCGCGGTCGGCGAGGCCGTGGACGTGCTGCAGATTCCCGCCTTCCTCTGCCGCCAGACCGACCTGCTGATCGCCGCGGCTGAGACCGGACGCGCCATCAATGTAAAGAAGGGCCAGTTCGTCGCTCCGCAGGACATGCGCCACGCCGCGGAGAAGATCCGCGAGAGCGGCAATGAACGTGTCTTCCTGACCGAGCGCGGAGCCAGCTTCGGCTACAACAACCTCGTCGTCGATATGCGCTCGCTGCCCATCATGCGCGGCTTTGCCCCCGTGGTCTTCGACGGAACCCACTCCGTGCAAACACCCTCAGCCGCCAACGGCGTCAGCGGCGGCCAGCCGGAGTTTATTCCCGTGCTCGCCCGCGCAGCCGTTGCCGCAGGTGTAGACGGAGTCTTCCTGGAGGTCCATGACGACCCGCCGAACGCCAAGAGCGACGGGGCCAACGCATTGCATCTGAATCACTTGAAGCGGATGCTGGAGCAGTTGCTGGCGGTGCATCAGGCTGTACAGATGTAG
- a CDS encoding alpha/beta hydrolase: protein MLETRVTFANGRNQTLVGDLVVTSPTHAVILSHGFASDRNGRGRHPALADALNDAGISTLRYDFAGCGESDDDTLTPEGLRDDLRSAIRFLQQQGFTHIGLYGHSLGGTISLWSFTPEIKALAVTGAATGPVHYNFDEFFPQTAVNKLRRTGIMPVPSKSELRSVVLASHVLMDSFSTFSSEELLSPITVPVLLIHGGGDDEERMLAATSHEGIHRLPEGSVLEVFPEAPHDMHAIWPQVTEKLASWFREHLG, encoded by the coding sequence ATGCTGGAAACGCGTGTCACGTTTGCAAACGGCCGCAATCAAACTCTCGTCGGTGATCTGGTCGTTACGAGCCCCACCCACGCCGTTATCCTCTCGCATGGCTTCGCGAGTGACCGCAACGGACGCGGACGTCACCCTGCGCTGGCTGATGCACTGAATGACGCGGGCATCTCCACATTGCGTTACGATTTTGCCGGATGCGGAGAGTCGGATGATGACACACTCACACCCGAAGGCCTGCGCGACGATCTCCGCTCCGCAATCCGTTTTCTACAGCAGCAGGGATTCACACACATCGGACTCTATGGGCACTCGCTTGGGGGAACCATCTCGCTGTGGTCGTTCACGCCGGAGATCAAAGCGCTTGCCGTTACCGGAGCAGCAACCGGGCCGGTACATTACAACTTCGACGAGTTCTTCCCGCAGACTGCGGTCAACAAGCTGCGCCGCACCGGCATCATGCCTGTGCCGTCAAAGTCAGAGCTCAGATCTGTCGTGCTCGCCTCACATGTACTGATGGATAGCTTCAGCACGTTCTCTTCGGAAGAGCTCTTGAGTCCCATCACGGTACCGGTTCTGCTGATTCATGGTGGAGGAGACGATGAAGAGCGCATGCTTGCGGCCACTTCACACGAAGGGATTCATCGTCTTCCAGAGGGATCGGTACTGGAGGTGTTTCCTGAGGCTCCCCATGACATGCATGCTATTTGGCCGCAGGTCACGGAGAAGCTGGCGAGTTGGTTTCGGGAGCATTTGGGTTAG
- a CDS encoding rhodanese-like domain-containing protein, producing the protein MEEIAPAALDAWITQGMRLRLVDVRSPSEFASGHLPGAVNRPLETLGSASWESGERIVLLCQAGTRARMAQQALRSAGVEACVLCGGTAAWRAEGRAIARDTATSWSLERQVRLGAGMLVLLGTLASALLDAKWLLLTGVVGAGLTFAGLTDICMMGNLLAHMPWNRRNT; encoded by the coding sequence ATGGAAGAGATTGCCCCGGCGGCTCTGGATGCGTGGATCACACAAGGGATGCGGTTACGGCTGGTGGATGTTCGTTCTCCATCGGAGTTCGCCTCCGGGCATCTGCCGGGTGCCGTCAACCGCCCGCTGGAAACGTTAGGTTCGGCCTCGTGGGAGTCCGGAGAGCGCATCGTCCTGCTCTGCCAGGCAGGAACCCGTGCCCGCATGGCGCAGCAGGCGCTCCGTAGTGCCGGGGTCGAGGCATGCGTTCTATGCGGTGGTACCGCGGCATGGCGTGCGGAGGGCCGTGCCATCGCACGCGATACGGCTACGTCGTGGTCGCTGGAGCGCCAGGTGCGTCTTGGTGCAGGCATGCTGGTGTTGCTCGGTACGCTGGCATCGGCGTTGCTCGATGCGAAATGGTTGCTGTTGACCGGTGTCGTCGGGGCCGGCCTGACCTTCGCCGGGTTGACGGATATTTGTATGATGGGCAATCTGTTGGCGCACATGCCGTGGAACCGGCGGAACACATGA
- a CDS encoding tetratricopeptide repeat protein has translation MNRLGFSLIGIAIGLGLQTSAIGESRADIARETTAGVIAIANLDAQIAQVGTSPGVEDLLLTRARYLADYDALERASTLTEQQQPSTVQALLQRARTRASLHRFSDALHDVEAAEAEGADRGQTIPLRASILIATGNAAKVRPSLEAEVKQHPGLASRTMLATTYAMLGRLREADQLYAAALADLHTTLPFPYAWICFARGLMWAEQGQDLKRAEGFYQQALSYLPEFVAATINLAEIEAAHGETQSAIDRLTGVIKATDEPEAYALLGSLHLRSGLPEQGRQEIDHARQRFDLLLMHAPLAFADHAAEFYLGQGHDAERAWELALQNLRNRETDRSVALAVKAALASGRQHEADSLLRTHGPSVGLYLQSLDRTLPQ, from the coding sequence ATGAATAGACTCGGATTCTCTCTTATCGGCATTGCGATCGGCCTCGGCCTGCAAACATCCGCCATAGGCGAAAGCCGCGCGGACATCGCACGGGAAACAACGGCGGGGGTAATCGCCATCGCGAACCTTGACGCACAGATTGCTCAGGTTGGAACTTCGCCCGGCGTCGAAGATCTGCTCCTGACCAGGGCACGTTATCTGGCGGATTACGATGCTCTGGAGCGGGCTTCCACTCTCACCGAGCAGCAGCAACCATCTACCGTGCAAGCGCTGTTGCAGCGAGCTCGCACGCGGGCTTCACTGCATCGCTTCAGCGATGCACTTCATGATGTCGAGGCCGCAGAGGCCGAGGGAGCTGATCGCGGCCAGACAATACCGTTGCGAGCCTCCATCCTCATCGCGACCGGCAATGCGGCCAAGGTAAGGCCATCCCTCGAAGCCGAGGTTAAACAACATCCCGGCCTTGCCTCGCGCACCATGCTTGCCACGACCTACGCGATGCTCGGGCGCTTGCGCGAAGCAGACCAACTGTATGCCGCAGCTCTGGCCGATCTCCATACAACCCTTCCGTTCCCCTATGCCTGGATCTGTTTTGCGCGCGGCTTAATGTGGGCAGAGCAGGGTCAAGATCTGAAGCGGGCAGAAGGGTTCTATCAACAGGCTCTCAGTTATCTTCCCGAATTCGTAGCGGCCACCATCAACCTTGCGGAGATCGAAGCGGCTCACGGCGAGACACAATCTGCCATCGATCGGCTAACCGGCGTTATCAAGGCTACGGATGAACCGGAAGCCTATGCCTTGCTGGGATCGCTGCATCTGCGAAGCGGTCTTCCAGAACAAGGCCGTCAGGAGATCGATCACGCCCGGCAACGCTTTGACCTGTTGCTGATGCATGCGCCACTCGCGTTTGCCGATCATGCCGCCGAGTTCTATCTCGGCCAGGGCCATGATGCCGAACGCGCGTGGGAGCTTGCGTTGCAGAATCTCCGCAATCGCGAGACAGATCGCTCCGTCGCGCTCGCCGTCAAGGCCGCTCTGGCCTCCGGCAGGCAACACGAAGCGGATTCGCTGCTCCGGACACATGGACCTTCCGTTGGGCTCTATCTTCAGAGCCTCGATCGCACTCTTCCCCAGTAA
- a CDS encoding helix-turn-helix transcriptional regulator, translated as MRSKSHNKSVTPELSVDLLLHSPSISVRDIYCAGTCKGHSPEEHATATELVFPYRGTYVRHVGQDQSVAEANQVLLFNRGQGYRVSHPVEGGDASLSLFLSPSLLAELSPVSLLIDRTEPTFHAQRLRVDTRSQSLLATLRHRLRQGVAASMEAETLALTLVQHTLGPRTAHTAGGSAGRQRLVDRAKLAVASDLGRRWTLAEVAAEVRCSPVYLTQVFQQVEGIPLYRYQLRLRLARALDLLEEYDDLTQLSLDLGFSSHSHFSAAFRETYGKSPSAFKQSALGR; from the coding sequence GTGCGATCGAAGAGCCACAACAAATCGGTAACGCCGGAGCTTTCCGTCGATCTTCTGCTGCACTCCCCCAGTATTTCGGTGCGCGACATCTATTGCGCCGGTACCTGTAAGGGACACAGCCCGGAAGAACACGCAACCGCAACCGAGCTTGTCTTTCCCTATCGCGGCACCTACGTTCGCCACGTCGGACAAGACCAGTCCGTTGCCGAAGCGAATCAGGTACTGCTCTTCAATCGAGGGCAGGGCTATCGCGTCAGCCACCCCGTCGAAGGCGGGGACGCCAGTTTGTCTTTATTCCTCTCTCCCTCGCTGCTGGCAGAGCTTTCGCCGGTGTCACTTCTGATTGATCGCACCGAGCCCACGTTCCACGCACAGCGGCTTCGCGTCGATACCCGCTCCCAGTCGCTGCTTGCCACGCTGCGGCACCGGTTGCGTCAAGGAGTCGCAGCTTCGATGGAAGCGGAGACTCTCGCCCTGACCCTGGTGCAACATACTCTGGGACCTCGGACCGCCCACACCGCAGGCGGCAGTGCCGGCCGTCAGCGTCTGGTCGATCGGGCCAAGCTGGCTGTCGCAAGCGACCTTGGACGCCGGTGGACACTCGCAGAGGTTGCCGCTGAGGTTCGTTGTTCGCCGGTCTATCTCACACAGGTCTTTCAGCAGGTGGAGGGCATTCCGCTCTATCGCTATCAACTACGGCTGCGGCTCGCACGTGCGCTCGACCTTCTGGAAGAGTATGACGATCTCACCCAACTCAGCCTAGACCTTGGCTTCTCCAGCCATAGCCACTTCAGCGCCGCCTTCCGTGAGACGTATGGCAAGTCTCCGTCTGCCTTCAAGCAATCGGCCCTGGGACGCTGA
- a CDS encoding Nramp family divalent metal transporter, with translation MIETQTNPQTPATDAASHGRFRLLPELKRGELWTYFGPAFVASVAYIDPGNFATNIDGGTRYGYRLLWVLLWSNAMAIMIQYLSAKLGIVTGLTLPQNCRKVYSRGTNIFLWVAAEIAALATDLAEFLGAALGFYLLFGPALLEHGWSRTGVMFAAAMLTTVCVFLILALDLAGFRFLEWGIMAFVGVIGICYAIEIFLVHPDWKLAAFHALVPSFDRADLHGSIYVAVGMLGATVMPHVVYLHSALVQPRIKQATHRSGLPGRNFRSRYLRFELVDVFVAMNGAWLINSAMIIMAAGAFASFAARGLPPVASIEDAHHTLGPLLGGISATVFAVALLCSGLSSSTVGVMAGQVVLEGFLNVKFSIFLRRFLTIIPALVVIGLGLDPLKILILSQVVLSFALPFALVPLLLLTSRRDVMDSFANRKRTKYAGWLIVTIIVSLNVLLLWQTFVR, from the coding sequence GTGATCGAGACCCAGACCAATCCGCAGACGCCGGCTACCGACGCGGCCTCGCACGGCCGTTTCCGCCTGCTGCCGGAGTTGAAGCGCGGCGAGCTATGGACATACTTCGGTCCGGCATTCGTGGCCTCGGTGGCCTACATCGATCCCGGCAACTTCGCCACCAACATCGACGGCGGAACCCGTTACGGCTATCGCCTGCTGTGGGTCTTGCTGTGGTCGAATGCCATGGCCATCATGATCCAGTACCTGTCGGCCAAGCTGGGCATCGTGACGGGACTTACCCTCCCCCAGAACTGCCGCAAGGTCTACTCGCGCGGCACCAACATCTTCCTGTGGGTAGCGGCGGAGATCGCCGCCCTGGCCACGGATCTGGCAGAGTTTCTGGGAGCGGCGCTGGGTTTCTATCTGCTCTTTGGGCCGGCGCTGCTGGAACATGGATGGTCGCGCACCGGTGTGATGTTTGCCGCCGCGATGCTCACCACGGTCTGCGTCTTCCTGATCCTTGCACTCGATCTTGCCGGCTTCCGCTTCCTGGAGTGGGGCATCATGGCCTTCGTCGGTGTGATCGGCATCTGCTACGCCATCGAGATCTTTCTGGTGCACCCGGACTGGAAGCTCGCCGCCTTCCACGCTCTGGTTCCATCCTTTGATCGCGCAGATTTGCACGGCAGCATTTATGTCGCCGTGGGCATGCTGGGCGCTACTGTAATGCCGCATGTGGTCTACCTGCACTCCGCCCTGGTGCAGCCTCGCATCAAGCAGGCGACCCATCGCTCCGGCCTTCCCGGAAGAAACTTCCGGTCGCGCTATCTGCGCTTCGAGCTGGTCGACGTCTTCGTCGCCATGAACGGCGCATGGCTGATCAACTCAGCGATGATCATCATGGCTGCTGGAGCCTTCGCCAGCTTCGCCGCACGCGGCCTGCCGCCGGTGGCAAGCATCGAAGATGCGCACCACACCCTGGGCCCGCTGCTCGGCGGCATCTCGGCGACGGTCTTCGCTGTGGCTTTGCTGTGCTCCGGCCTATCCTCCTCGACAGTCGGCGTCATGGCCGGCCAGGTGGTGCTGGAGGGTTTTCTCAACGTCAAGTTCTCCATCTTCCTGCGCCGCTTTCTGACCATTATTCCGGCGCTTGTGGTCATCGGCCTTGGCCTCGATCCACTGAAGATCCTGATCCTCTCGCAGGTGGTCCTGAGCTTTGCTCTTCCCTTCGCTCTGGTGCCGCTGCTTCTGCTCACCAGCCGCCGCGATGTGATGGACAGCTTCGCCAACCGCAAACGGACGAAGTACGCCGGCTGGCTGATCGTGACGATCATCGTGAGTCTGAATGTGCTGCTGTTGTGGCAGACATTTGTTCGCTAG
- a CDS encoding RNA polymerase sigma factor, with the protein MSRTGSQFDFEALANQHKDAIYRQMLRACGNREDAEDVLIEALLRAYQHLDSLRAAESFRGWLAIIARRVCSNLRERERLQPLLRLTELEEKGHDLASPTPAMEEQMDARYLQTVLRDAVKALPPRLREVYQRRDMDEQPGEQVAAELKISLAAMKSRLHRARLMVRQRLDEALLGRAI; encoded by the coding sequence ATGAGCCGGACCGGCAGCCAATTCGACTTTGAGGCGTTGGCCAACCAGCATAAAGATGCCATCTACCGGCAGATGCTGCGCGCCTGCGGCAATCGAGAAGACGCTGAAGACGTGCTGATCGAAGCGCTGTTGCGCGCGTATCAGCATCTGGACTCATTGCGTGCGGCCGAGTCGTTCCGCGGATGGCTGGCCATCATCGCCCGCCGTGTGTGCAGTAACCTGCGCGAGCGCGAACGCCTGCAGCCCCTGCTGCGGCTGACAGAGCTTGAAGAAAAGGGGCACGATCTCGCTTCTCCCACACCTGCCATGGAGGAGCAGATGGATGCCCGCTATCTGCAGACCGTGCTGCGTGACGCAGTAAAGGCTCTGCCACCCAGGCTACGCGAGGTGTACCAGCGCCGCGATATGGACGAGCAGCCGGGGGAGCAGGTCGCGGCCGAACTCAAGATCTCTCTTGCGGCTATGAAGTCACGGCTGCATCGCGCGCGTCTTATGGTGCGTCAGCGGCTCGATGAGGCCCTCTTAGGGCGTGCCATCTGA
- a CDS encoding alpha/beta fold hydrolase, with protein MHRRDFLRLSSAAAAYATACPLFFGQISKNLSELSAADFHAARRFLTTSQGRISHLDLGKGPAALFLHGFPLNSFQWRGILPQLAKTHRCIAPDFLGLGYTEVAEGQEVTPRAQVAMLAELLDKLSIADVDIVANDSGGAVAQLFSVRYPHRVKSLLLTNCDTEPDSPPQAVAPVIELGRKGRFADEWLAPWVADKPLARSEIGLGGMCYANPQHPGDEAIDIYLAPLVSSEKRKKLTNAYAAALAPNPLAGISAKLKTSSIATRVLWGTGDTIFSQKSPEYFHATVGNSLGYRLVPGAKLFFPEEMPSLIVEEAEFVWSL; from the coding sequence ATGCACCGTAGAGATTTTCTTCGCCTCAGCAGCGCCGCAGCGGCCTATGCAACCGCATGCCCTTTGTTCTTCGGCCAGATCTCCAAAAACTTAAGCGAGCTCAGCGCCGCTGACTTTCATGCGGCACGCCGGTTCCTCACCACATCGCAAGGCCGTATCTCTCATCTCGACCTTGGAAAGGGACCTGCCGCCCTCTTTCTGCATGGCTTTCCACTGAACAGCTTTCAATGGCGCGGTATCCTTCCGCAGCTTGCAAAGACACACCGCTGCATCGCTCCGGACTTCCTTGGGCTCGGCTACACCGAAGTTGCCGAAGGTCAGGAGGTTACGCCCCGGGCCCAGGTCGCGATGCTTGCGGAGTTACTGGATAAGCTCTCCATCGCAGATGTCGATATCGTCGCCAACGACAGCGGCGGCGCCGTTGCCCAGCTCTTCTCTGTTCGCTACCCTCACCGGGTCAAAAGTCTTTTGTTAACCAACTGCGATACCGAGCCCGACAGCCCGCCTCAGGCCGTAGCTCCCGTGATTGAGCTTGGCCGCAAGGGAAGGTTTGCCGACGAGTGGCTGGCTCCGTGGGTTGCGGACAAGCCGCTGGCTCGCTCTGAGATCGGACTTGGAGGCATGTGCTACGCGAACCCCCAACATCCGGGCGACGAAGCCATCGACATCTATCTCGCTCCCCTCGTCAGCTCCGAGAAACGCAAGAAGCTGACCAACGCCTACGCAGCCGCGCTCGCTCCCAATCCGCTGGCTGGCATCAGCGCCAAACTCAAGACATCGTCCATCGCAACGCGGGTCCTGTGGGGCACAGGCGACACCATCTTCTCGCAAAAGAGCCCTGAGTACTTTCATGCCACCGTTGGGAACTCACTTGGTTATCGTCTTGTGCCGGGAGCGAAGCTCTTCTTTCCTGAAGAGATGCCTTCTCTCATCGTCGAAGAAGCCGAGTTCGTTTGGAGCCTGTAA
- a CDS encoding IS5 family transposase, translating into MRGEEAKQSGMFSYVTMEQRIASDHPVRRIRTMVDAALKRMDGELSQLYAATGRPSIAPERLLRAQLLMVLYSIRSERQLMEQLNYNLLFRWFVGMEIDDPVWDVTVFTKNRERLIAGEASQKLLLAVLEEASQHKLLSEEHFTVDGTLIQAWANRRSFHEKADPPDRGTGAGGKKLLRDTHESSTDPEARLYRKSSSGASVPSYLGHVITENRNGLVVAAMATQAGTTEERAAALKMLKRIKRKKRITLGADKGYQYEKFIKALRRRKVRPHVAEYEPNPKWPNWLNSKERSEPGYAISQRKRKLVEKVFGWMKLDRSMRQTKLRGLRKVDWMVQLMAAAHNLLRLVKLIPPIPAQS; encoded by the coding sequence ATGCGGGGAGAAGAAGCGAAGCAGAGCGGGATGTTCAGTTACGTAACGATGGAGCAGCGGATCGCATCGGATCATCCGGTGCGGAGGATCCGGACTATGGTGGATGCGGCACTGAAGCGGATGGATGGTGAGTTGTCGCAGCTTTACGCGGCGACAGGGCGACCATCGATCGCGCCGGAACGTCTGCTGCGTGCGCAGTTGCTGATGGTGCTGTACTCGATTCGCTCGGAACGGCAGTTGATGGAGCAGCTGAACTATAACCTGTTGTTCCGCTGGTTCGTGGGCATGGAGATTGACGATCCGGTGTGGGACGTGACGGTATTTACCAAGAACCGGGAGCGTCTGATCGCCGGCGAAGCCAGCCAGAAGCTTCTGCTGGCGGTGCTGGAGGAAGCTAGCCAGCACAAGCTGCTCAGCGAAGAACACTTCACGGTGGACGGCACGCTGATCCAGGCATGGGCCAACCGGCGCAGCTTCCATGAGAAGGCCGATCCTCCGGACCGTGGGACGGGAGCGGGTGGTAAGAAGCTACTGCGTGATACTCATGAGTCCTCTACCGATCCGGAAGCGCGGCTGTATCGCAAGAGCTCCAGCGGAGCATCGGTTCCCAGCTATCTGGGCCATGTGATCACCGAGAACCGCAACGGTCTGGTGGTGGCGGCCATGGCCACACAGGCCGGGACGACAGAGGAACGTGCAGCGGCTCTGAAGATGTTGAAGCGGATCAAGCGTAAAAAGCGGATCACGCTGGGAGCCGACAAGGGCTATCAGTACGAGAAGTTCATCAAGGCCCTGCGCCGTCGCAAGGTCAGGCCGCACGTGGCCGAGTATGAGCCGAACCCCAAATGGCCCAACTGGCTCAACAGCAAGGAACGCAGCGAGCCGGGATATGCGATCAGTCAGAGGAAACGCAAACTGGTTGAGAAGGTCTTCGGTTGGATGAAGCTGGACCGTTCGATGCGACAGACCAAGCTGCGTGGGCTACGCAAGGTGGACTGGATGGTACAGCTCATGGCCGCAGCCCATAATCTCCTGCGGCTGGTGAAGCTGATACCTCCCATCCCAGCACAGTCATGA
- a CDS encoding rhodanese-like domain-containing protein, with protein sequence MNSGPRHKKTVVEIPSAILEGWRQRHLPVRVIDVRSAPEFAAGHLPGAVNHPLETLGPIPVEPGERIVLVCQGEARARMAARRLAEFGIDSYVLRGGTAGWYTEGRPLHYQAPAGWSFERKFRLVTGMLVLVTTLAAAFMSPKWLVAVACVGVCLVVTALMDRHPAK encoded by the coding sequence ATGAACTCGGGGCCACGACATAAAAAGACGGTGGTGGAGATCCCCTCCGCGATCCTCGAAGGGTGGCGGCAACGGCATCTGCCGGTTCGAGTGATCGATGTTCGGTCTGCGCCTGAATTTGCAGCCGGGCATCTGCCTGGGGCCGTGAACCATCCACTGGAGACGCTGGGGCCGATCCCTGTCGAACCCGGGGAGCGTATCGTTCTGGTTTGCCAGGGCGAAGCGCGTGCCCGGATGGCCGCGCGCCGCCTTGCGGAGTTTGGCATAGATTCCTACGTGCTGCGCGGCGGTACGGCAGGGTGGTATACCGAAGGGCGGCCTCTGCACTATCAGGCGCCGGCCGGCTGGTCGTTCGAGCGGAAGTTTCGTCTTGTCACCGGGATGCTTGTGCTGGTTACTACGCTTGCTGCCGCCTTTATGAGCCCAAAGTGGCTCGTGGCGGTCGCCTGCGTCGGCGTATGTCTTGTCGTTACGGCATTGATGGATCGTCACCCGGCAAAATGA
- a CDS encoding DUF4331 family protein, with translation MNLYRYAASYLLSLAAGIVSLFFVATAPASDHLDTPTVIKDPAADIGDLYSWMSPDGKRLNLVMDIVAHKFSDRLQYVFHIDSGSRFGTTSASAIVICTFDVANNVECWTDKADHVRTDHVRGNPNVEAGIESDAHSFTVFAGLRDDPFFNNVKGTRAAYDVAKTALQHGASVDGAGCPRFDISTSHTILDTWRHTSGGPASNFLAGWKTSALVVSIDVNTVARGGKLLAVWGSVHRMPRAGESRRTGVPAPGEQIERTARPLIKNALVGGPLAPEAISDHRKEAYNRVSRSGWPQFTRDIAATLGLYDSFDGECGNQWLANVHATPAQRYKPLADLLADDRIWVNSASGVCTQFLAVEFNALHRSDALPNDCGGRTPNYDANNIFRSLLTLDRMNGVDDGVLHDDQQHSTSTFPFLAKP, from the coding sequence ATGAACCTCTACAGATATGCAGCCTCTTATCTGCTCTCACTTGCGGCAGGGATCGTGAGTCTCTTCTTCGTTGCCACCGCGCCTGCCTCCGACCATCTGGATACACCGACCGTCATCAAGGACCCAGCGGCGGATATCGGCGACCTCTATTCCTGGATGTCACCCGACGGCAAACGACTGAACCTGGTGATGGACATCGTGGCCCATAAATTTTCCGACAGGCTGCAGTATGTCTTTCACATCGACAGTGGAAGCCGCTTCGGAACGACCTCTGCAAGCGCCATCGTCATCTGTACATTCGACGTTGCCAACAACGTCGAATGCTGGACAGACAAAGCAGATCATGTCAGAACCGATCATGTCAGGGGCAATCCGAATGTGGAGGCCGGCATCGAAAGTGACGCCCACAGTTTCACGGTCTTTGCGGGCCTGCGGGACGATCCTTTCTTCAACAACGTAAAGGGAACACGGGCCGCATACGATGTTGCAAAGACCGCTCTGCAACACGGGGCCTCCGTGGACGGTGCGGGTTGCCCCCGTTTCGACATATCAACCTCACATACCATTCTCGATACCTGGCGCCATACTAGCGGCGGCCCGGCATCAAACTTCCTCGCCGGATGGAAGACCTCCGCGCTGGTCGTCTCCATCGACGTCAATACCGTCGCGCGCGGAGGCAAGCTGCTGGCCGTCTGGGGATCGGTGCACAGGATGCCTCGCGCGGGAGAGAGCAGACGCACCGGTGTGCCCGCGCCCGGCGAACAGATCGAGCGCACCGCTCGTCCCCTGATCAAGAACGCTCTCGTCGGCGGTCCGCTCGCGCCGGAGGCAATAAGCGACCACCGGAAGGAAGCCTATAACCGTGTCTCGCGCTCAGGATGGCCGCAGTTCACGCGGGACATTGCAGCAACGCTCGGCCTGTATGACAGCTTCGATGGAGAGTGCGGAAACCAGTGGCTGGCTAATGTCCATGCCACTCCCGCACAGCGCTATAAGCCGCTTGCGGACCTGCTTGCGGACGATCGAATCTGGGTCAACAGCGCATCCGGTGTATGCACACAGTTTCTTGCTGTCGAGTTCAATGCCCTTCATCGTTCCGATGCTTTACCCAATGACTGTGGCGGTAGAACTCCTAACTACGACGCAAACAATATCTTTCGCTCGCTCCTGACTCTCGACCGGATGAATGGCGTCGACGATGGCGTGCTGCATGACGACCAACAACACTCCACCAGTACCTTTCCCTTTTTAGCGAAACCATGA